From one Butyricimonas faecihominis genomic stretch:
- a CDS encoding DUF4843 domain-containing protein, protein MKKQIIWIGIIMAWMLCACNEEDKLMYDQTERSLNLWFGSELYSGRVDSMVYNYAYRPLGTELDSIQFYVKLIGKSLEEDCPFELEVVGGDSSSLIEGKHYQLPVYVLKAGVSGGYFPIYFKNTSDLKNREFTISLALKTNDWLTIGTKEYSGLKLIVKDREEKPIYWDNDPEQFIPLKQFFGTYSLTKYQFMIKVIGKAVTRVIYRGKPTAPGEVSYAEALYLQEKCRVALVEYNNNPDNPDRPLSDEYGPISF, encoded by the coding sequence ATGAAAAAACAAATTATATGGATAGGGATTATCATGGCATGGATGCTGTGTGCCTGTAATGAAGAGGATAAGTTAATGTATGACCAGACAGAGAGAAGTTTGAATCTTTGGTTTGGTTCCGAGTTGTATTCCGGACGTGTGGATAGCATGGTGTATAATTACGCTTACCGTCCGCTGGGAACGGAATTGGATTCCATACAGTTTTATGTGAAATTGATCGGGAAGTCGTTGGAGGAGGATTGTCCTTTTGAATTGGAGGTTGTTGGAGGGGATTCTTCTTCTTTGATTGAGGGGAAGCATTATCAATTGCCGGTTTACGTGTTGAAAGCGGGAGTATCAGGAGGTTATTTCCCGATTTATTTCAAGAATACGAGTGATTTAAAAAATAGGGAATTTACAATTTCTTTAGCGCTAAAGACGAATGATTGGTTGACTATTGGTACGAAAGAGTATTCCGGATTGAAGTTGATCGTGAAGGATCGTGAAGAAAAACCAATATACTGGGATAATGATCCGGAACAATTTATACCGTTGAAACAATTTTTCGGTACGTATAGTCTTACGAAATACCAGTTTATGATAAAAGTAATCGGCAAGGCGGTCACTAGGGTCATTTATAGAGGTAAACCTACGGCTCCCGGAGAAGTGTCGTACGCAGAGGCTTTGTACCTGCAGGAAAAATGCCGTGTTGCGCTTGTGGAATATAATAATAATCCGGATAATCCCGATCGTCCTCTTTCGGATGAATACGGACCAATATCTTTTTAA
- a CDS encoding RagB/SusD family nutrient uptake outer membrane protein encodes MMRNKIHFYKRCLYLCVVMLATVSCNDWLDVEPKSQVKDKDLFSSETGFKEALSGVYSIMTQEYLYGKELTFGMLGVLAQEWDYQPMVYLDDKDYTYESIQTEIRIDSLWCGLYNAIANTNKLLGEIDAKKSLFTNPNYEVIKGEALALRGFLHFDLLRLFGASYAEDPAKKAIPYVTEYTPEVFPQKTVAEIVDMVLVDLGNAAEYLKSDPIYTGKAIAETTDNGYLMNRQVHLNYYAVKGLMARAYLYKKDYQNAIRCAMEVIESGKFEWVKQSNLTNEKMADLSFSSEHLFALNVVTLESRAETYFSGSNSAFALDESSLLDYYEGTQDYRYLYQFKSGTGLSAGMHYLKKYDQLSGDGSTVWPVAYRNKMPLMRLSEMYYILAESRYHTSGDVLGALNEVRRHRGIGDLGTGDLENFNSLLVSEFRKEIIGEGQLFFCYKRLNMPTIKRTDADMTGLGLYKLPLPKDELQNPGWVNNR; translated from the coding sequence ATGATGAGAAATAAAATACATTTTTACAAAAGATGCTTGTACTTATGCGTTGTTATGCTGGCGACGGTATCTTGTAACGATTGGTTGGACGTGGAGCCGAAATCACAAGTGAAGGATAAGGATTTGTTTTCTTCAGAAACCGGTTTTAAAGAGGCGCTGTCCGGGGTATATAGTATTATGACTCAAGAGTATTTGTACGGGAAAGAGTTGACATTTGGTATGTTAGGTGTGTTAGCGCAGGAGTGGGACTATCAACCGATGGTTTATCTGGATGATAAAGATTATACATACGAGAGTATTCAGACGGAAATACGAATCGATTCTTTGTGGTGTGGGTTATATAATGCAATTGCGAATACAAATAAATTGCTGGGGGAAATTGATGCGAAAAAATCGCTGTTTACAAATCCTAATTATGAGGTAATTAAAGGGGAAGCTTTGGCATTACGCGGTTTCTTGCATTTCGATTTATTACGATTGTTTGGGGCTAGTTATGCTGAAGATCCCGCCAAGAAAGCAATCCCGTACGTGACGGAATACACGCCAGAGGTGTTCCCGCAGAAGACTGTTGCGGAGATTGTCGATATGGTACTAGTAGATTTAGGAAATGCGGCTGAATATTTGAAAAGTGACCCGATTTATACGGGAAAAGCAATTGCCGAGACAACAGATAATGGTTATCTGATGAACCGACAAGTGCATTTAAATTATTATGCGGTGAAGGGGTTGATGGCTAGGGCTTATCTTTACAAGAAGGACTATCAGAATGCAATCCGTTGTGCCATGGAAGTGATTGAATCCGGAAAATTTGAATGGGTAAAGCAATCGAATCTGACTAATGAAAAAATGGCCGATCTGTCTTTTTCATCCGAGCATTTGTTTGCCTTGAACGTGGTGACATTAGAAAGTCGGGCTGAGACTTATTTTTCCGGTAGCAATTCCGCTTTTGCTTTGGATGAATCTTCGTTATTGGATTATTACGAGGGAACGCAGGATTATCGTTACCTATACCAGTTTAAGAGTGGTACCGGGTTGAGTGCAGGAATGCATTATTTGAAAAAGTATGACCAATTGTCTGGTGACGGATCAACTGTTTGGCCGGTTGCTTACCGGAATAAAATGCCATTGATGCGGTTGTCCGAGATGTATTATATCTTGGCGGAGAGTCGTTACCATACTTCGGGTGATGTGTTGGGTGCTTTGAACGAGGTTCGTCGTCATCGGGGAATCGGGGATTTGGGAACAGGTGATTTGGAGAATTTTAATTCCTTGCTGGTATCGGAGTTTAGAAAAGAAATTATTGGAGAGGGACAATTGTTCTTTTGTTATAAGCGTTTGAATATGCCTACAATCAAGCGTACAGATGCTGATATGACAGGATTAGGATTATATAAACTTCCCTTACCGAAGGATGAATTGCAAAATCCGGGTTGGGTAAATAACAGGTAA
- a CDS encoding SusC/RagA family TonB-linked outer membrane protein, with the protein MMKLCTCLLLCSVMSISANVRAQHARMSLELKGVTLEEVIWALEKKSDITFFYNVTDVAGSNKVDAVFKDAPLEKILTEVLRGTNLSYEIQGKVVVIKRYLSSPVSDSLKSVTINGVVKDSHGNGLPGVTVVLKGTTTGVATANDGDFSITIPKRDSVVLVFSFVGMTTKEVVWKGEKTLNVVLLDEVSEMEEVVITGIFTRKAESFTGAATTFKQADLKRMGNQNILQSLKNMDPSFMVMENVDFGSDPNRTPDIQVRGASSLPNVKGEYESNPNQPLFILDGFEATVEKVFDLDMNRVASVTLLKDAAAKAIYGSRAANGVVVIETIQPEKGKLKVSYSGDLNITTPDLSSYDLCNAKEKLQVEWESGRYKAYYPIDEQFSLEQYNAIEREIARGVNTYWLAKPLRTGVGHKHSLYLEGGDDYLRYGVDLSYNKVAGVMKESSRENVAGAITLSYRYNKMIFRNVLSVAFNRADDSPYGSFSEYTKLNPYWSPKDENGNLKRVLGTFQRSYWQTASVYYNPLYNATLGTKNFSKYTEITNNFYMEWQMHKDLKFIGRFGYTQKQDSREDFYPGNHTKFADWTGDNYFKRGSYYIKDGTSKTLKLDATLNYSKQWDKHLLFANLNWNLQQDSYDYHGMEAWGFLNDKVDHVAFAKQYAENGSPSGDETTTREIGLVGAINYSYDNRYLADLSYRLSGSSVYGSDNRWGGFWSAGIGWNMHYESFMSGQEWLKQLKLRASVGYTGSQNFNPYQAMATYKYFTNAEYDNIVGAYLMGMANDKLKWQRTQDINIGVDAQFFGSLTFRFDYYVSNTDNLLVDFDLSGSTGFNTFKENLGEVQNKGFDATLNWRVYNNTEKDAYFTIFGSVSHNKNKIVKISDALTHSNEAQNDDDVNPSKPFTRFEEGQSTSAIWAVRSLGIDPETGDELFLNRKGEKTYEWNINDQVVCGESNPKFQGNFGFNTEYMGFSLNCSFSYKVGGDYYNQTLVDRVENVDIQYNLDRRVFSGTWKNPGDVTFFKRITETPTTTRPTDRFVERQNELSLASLNLGYDFKHLNISKFAERLKLAFYMTDVFRVSSVKTERGLEYPFARTFSFSLQATF; encoded by the coding sequence ATGATGAAATTATGTACGTGTTTGTTATTATGTTCCGTCATGTCAATATCGGCAAATGTACGGGCGCAACATGCAAGAATGAGCTTGGAGCTGAAGGGGGTGACGTTGGAAGAGGTGATCTGGGCTTTAGAGAAAAAGAGTGACATCACGTTTTTTTACAATGTAACGGATGTTGCGGGAAGTAATAAGGTGGATGCCGTGTTTAAAGATGCTCCTTTGGAAAAGATACTGACTGAGGTGTTGAGAGGAACGAATCTTTCCTATGAGATACAGGGAAAGGTGGTTGTTATTAAACGGTATTTGTCGTCTCCTGTTTCAGATAGTTTAAAATCGGTGACGATAAATGGTGTCGTGAAAGATTCTCACGGAAACGGTCTTCCTGGGGTAACCGTGGTGTTGAAAGGTACCACAACGGGGGTGGCTACTGCAAATGATGGAGATTTTTCGATCACGATTCCTAAACGTGATTCGGTGGTTCTGGTGTTTTCTTTCGTGGGTATGACCACGAAAGAGGTGGTGTGGAAAGGAGAGAAGACGTTAAATGTAGTGTTATTGGATGAGGTGAGTGAAATGGAAGAGGTGGTTATTACCGGAATTTTTACCCGAAAGGCAGAAAGTTTTACTGGTGCGGCGACCACGTTTAAACAAGCAGATTTAAAACGGATGGGGAATCAAAATATTCTACAAAGTTTGAAGAATATGGATCCTTCGTTTATGGTAATGGAGAATGTGGATTTCGGTTCTGATCCGAACAGGACTCCAGACATTCAAGTGCGTGGAGCTTCCAGTCTGCCTAATGTGAAGGGAGAATACGAGTCGAATCCGAATCAGCCTTTATTTATTTTGGATGGTTTTGAGGCAACGGTAGAAAAAGTGTTCGATTTGGACATGAACCGGGTGGCTTCGGTGACACTTTTGAAAGATGCGGCAGCTAAGGCTATTTACGGTTCTCGTGCGGCTAACGGGGTGGTGGTTATCGAGACGATACAACCGGAGAAAGGAAAATTAAAGGTTTCGTATTCCGGTGACTTGAATATTACAACTCCGGATTTGTCTAGTTATGATTTGTGTAATGCAAAAGAAAAGTTACAGGTAGAGTGGGAGAGCGGGCGTTATAAGGCTTATTACCCGATAGACGAGCAATTTAGTTTGGAACAGTATAATGCGATTGAACGGGAGATTGCCCGTGGGGTGAATACCTACTGGCTCGCAAAACCATTGAGAACAGGCGTGGGACATAAACATTCGCTATATTTGGAAGGAGGAGATGACTATCTGCGATATGGGGTTGATCTTTCATATAATAAAGTTGCGGGTGTGATGAAAGAATCAAGTCGTGAAAATGTGGCTGGAGCAATTACTTTGTCTTACCGATATAATAAGATGATTTTTAGAAATGTTTTGAGTGTGGCGTTTAATCGGGCAGATGATTCACCTTATGGTAGTTTTTCAGAATATACAAAGTTGAATCCTTATTGGAGTCCGAAAGATGAGAATGGTAATTTGAAACGAGTGTTGGGAACATTCCAGAGATCGTATTGGCAGACAGCAAGTGTGTATTATAATCCTTTGTATAATGCGACATTGGGGACAAAAAATTTCTCAAAATATACGGAGATTACAAATAATTTCTACATGGAATGGCAGATGCATAAAGATCTGAAGTTTATCGGCCGTTTCGGTTATACTCAGAAACAGGATAGTCGGGAGGATTTTTATCCGGGTAATCATACGAAGTTTGCTGATTGGACGGGAGATAACTATTTCAAACGTGGTTCTTATTACATTAAGGATGGAACGAGTAAGACCTTGAAATTGGATGCTACGTTGAATTACTCGAAACAATGGGATAAACATTTGTTGTTTGCCAATTTGAACTGGAATTTGCAACAGGATAGTTATGATTATCATGGTATGGAGGCTTGGGGTTTCCTGAATGATAAGGTGGATCACGTGGCTTTTGCCAAACAATATGCGGAAAATGGCAGCCCGTCGGGAGATGAGACTACGACACGGGAAATCGGTCTTGTCGGAGCGATAAATTATTCTTACGATAATCGTTATTTGGCGGATTTGTCTTATCGGTTGAGTGGGTCATCCGTGTATGGATCGGACAATCGTTGGGGTGGTTTTTGGTCGGCAGGTATCGGATGGAATATGCATTACGAGAGTTTTATGAGTGGGCAGGAATGGTTGAAACAATTGAAGTTACGGGCTTCTGTCGGGTACACGGGTAGCCAGAACTTTAATCCTTATCAAGCCATGGCAACGTATAAGTATTTCACGAATGCGGAATATGATAATATTGTGGGGGCGTATTTGATGGGAATGGCGAACGATAAGCTGAAATGGCAACGGACTCAAGATATTAATATTGGTGTGGATGCCCAGTTTTTCGGTTCTTTGACTTTTCGTTTCGATTATTATGTGAGCAATACGGATAATTTGTTGGTTGATTTCGATTTGTCTGGTTCAACGGGGTTCAATACTTTCAAGGAAAATTTGGGAGAAGTTCAGAATAAAGGGTTTGATGCTACGTTGAATTGGCGGGTGTATAATAATACGGAAAAGGATGCCTATTTCACGATTTTTGGTTCGGTTTCTCATAATAAGAATAAAATCGTGAAAATTTCAGATGCTTTGACGCATTCGAATGAGGCTCAAAATGACGATGATGTTAATCCGTCGAAGCCTTTCACTCGCTTTGAAGAGGGACAATCTACCAGTGCTATTTGGGCGGTTCGTTCATTGGGTATCGATCCGGAGACAGGAGATGAATTATTTTTGAATCGTAAGGGGGAGAAGACTTACGAATGGAATATTAACGATCAGGTTGTATGTGGGGAGTCTAATCCGAAATTTCAAGGTAATTTTGGATTTAATACGGAGTATATGGGATTTTCTTTGAATTGTTCGTTTAGTTATAAGGTTGGGGGTGATTACTATAATCAGACGTTAGTTGATCGGGTAGAGAATGTTGATATTCAATATAATTTGGATCGTCGGGTATTCTCCGGAACGTGGAAAAATCCGGGCGATGTTACGTTTTTTAAGCGAATAACTGAAACTCCGACAACTACCCGTCCAACGGATCGTTTCGTTGAGAGACAAAATGAGTTATCTCTGGCATCGTTGAATTTAGGGTATGATTTTAAACATCTGAATATATCTAAGTTTGCGGAGCGTTTGAAATTGGCTTTTTACATGACAGACGTGTTTCGGGTATCATCCGTGAAAACGGAGCGAGGCTTGGAATATCCGTTTGCCAGAACCTTTTCTTTTAGTTTGCAGGCAACGTTTTAA
- a CDS encoding FecR family protein, protein MDVISQNKRICQLIAKQLWEGLSDEEREELQSWIHSSPGNESLYDKIVKRERVRQYIEKRESIDVRKYMTTCERELGLGSKRRMRRWHWGYAAAIFVLCVVGIGIWMNEREEAGVTEIAQTTIEPGKAKALLVLGDGREIELSNQNVNKVLEESGIVVVNDSSRIEYNRNAGGGDKEVMNKIIVPTGGEYNLILSDGTWVYLNAESVITYPQKFVGEKREVTLEGEAYFQVTASKERPFVVKTKDMDVLVTGTEFNVKAYPDESNVQTTLLRGKVAVFAGIDKKEKIEIKPNQQAEWSRENVKLQVREVDPDLFVAWKNGHFIFRQDRLENIMKTLARWYDMEVVYLDESIKNMAFAGKLDRSEDITPILNVLRATDKLTVEVNGKRIVLGVK, encoded by the coding sequence ATGGATGTAATTTCGCAAAATAAGAGAATTTGTCAATTAATTGCCAAGCAACTTTGGGAAGGATTGAGTGATGAAGAAAGGGAAGAGTTGCAGTCGTGGATTCACTCCTCTCCGGGAAACGAATCGCTTTATGATAAGATTGTGAAACGGGAACGGGTAAGGCAATATATAGAGAAACGGGAGTCTATTGATGTCAGAAAATACATGACTACTTGTGAACGGGAGTTAGGTCTAGGGAGTAAGCGGAGGATGAGGCGCTGGCACTGGGGATATGCTGCGGCCATTTTCGTGTTGTGTGTTGTTGGCATTGGAATCTGGATGAACGAACGAGAAGAGGCTGGTGTCACTGAAATAGCTCAGACAACGATAGAGCCGGGAAAAGCAAAAGCATTGTTGGTTTTAGGTGATGGAAGAGAGATTGAATTGAGTAATCAGAATGTGAATAAAGTTTTGGAAGAAAGTGGAATCGTGGTTGTGAATGATTCCTCCCGAATAGAGTATAATCGGAATGCAGGGGGAGGAGATAAAGAGGTTATGAATAAAATTATTGTTCCCACGGGAGGGGAATATAACTTGATTTTGAGTGATGGGACTTGGGTATATCTAAATGCGGAGAGTGTTATCACGTATCCTCAAAAATTTGTCGGAGAGAAACGGGAAGTTACTTTGGAGGGAGAAGCGTATTTTCAAGTGACCGCTTCTAAGGAACGTCCGTTTGTTGTTAAGACAAAGGATATGGATGTACTTGTGACTGGAACGGAATTTAACGTGAAGGCTTATCCTGATGAATCGAATGTCCAGACAACTTTATTGCGAGGAAAAGTAGCTGTTTTTGCGGGGATTGATAAAAAAGAAAAAATAGAGATCAAACCTAATCAACAGGCAGAGTGGAGTCGGGAAAATGTAAAATTGCAGGTACGGGAGGTTGATCCGGATTTGTTCGTGGCGTGGAAGAATGGGCATTTTATTTTCCGGCAGGATCGGCTGGAGAATATTATGAAAACTTTAGCCCGGTGGTATGATATGGAAGTGGTTTATTTGGATGAGTCAATTAAAAATATGGCCTTTGCAGGGAAACTGGATCGTAGCGAAGATATAACACCGATTCTGAATGTGTTGCGGGCCACGGATAAGTTAACGGTGGAGGTAAATGGAAAACGAATAGTTCTAGGGGTGAAATAA
- a CDS encoding sigma-70 family RNA polymerase sigma factor: MDVLTGINNKDRQVFKAFFEGNFSSIVMFADKYLNDMEAAADVAQECFIRLWRGDMTFETEDKVRGFLYTMARNLALNKLKHDSIVSQYVERGMLESEEYLRDNVIEEEVYSMIYKAIDELAPQSKKVILLSLQELSNGEIAEQLGISINSVRTLKQNAYKKLKGLLQDYFYLLFLLNYTDLY; encoded by the coding sequence ATGGATGTACTAACTGGGATAAATAATAAGGACAGGCAGGTATTCAAGGCTTTTTTCGAGGGAAATTTCTCTTCCATCGTGATGTTTGCCGATAAGTACCTGAATGATATGGAGGCGGCGGCTGACGTTGCCCAAGAGTGTTTTATCCGGTTGTGGCGTGGAGATATGACCTTCGAGACGGAGGATAAGGTGAGGGGCTTTTTGTACACGATGGCGAGGAATTTGGCTTTGAATAAGTTGAAACACGATTCCATCGTGTCCCAGTACGTGGAACGAGGAATGTTGGAGTCGGAAGAGTACTTGCGGGATAACGTGATCGAGGAAGAGGTGTATTCGATGATTTATAAAGCGATTGACGAGCTTGCACCGCAATCGAAGAAAGTTATATTATTATCACTTCAGGAACTTTCGAACGGGGAGATTGCCGAACAATTGGGAATATCGATAAATTCCGTGCGGACGTTAAAGCAAAATGCTTACAAAAAGTTGAAGGGATTGCTACAAGATTATTTTTATCTTCTTTTCTTGCTGAATTATACGGACTTATATTAA
- a CDS encoding peroxiredoxin family protein: MMKMLMRGIFMLACCTLVLSCSKGVSYRIAGTWENGEGKKIYLSEIVGNKEFRAVDSAVVAPGFTFLLKGNVDRVQKMVLVYNTDKRKEIIVDGEPMNVMFEETTKEWKGKPTTSVTVTCTGNKEQEILEKGSTLKTTISFMQLGKMMAASQADYSDPVAVDSLKRVFALLDSSLMAAVNNYMDSARNSYASTYFFESHLMDNYTFEEVQGFYNKLTDRVKQSVPGIELKKKIDEMGMVSVGGVAPNFKATTPSGRELSLYDLRGRVVLLDFWASWCGPCMAEMPNVKEIYKKYHDQGLEILGVSLDSKKEPWVNAIEKNELNWHHVSTLNKFDCPIAQRFRVTGIPRMYIIDKDGKIIAQDLRGEALSKKMDELFAR; the protein is encoded by the coding sequence ATGATGAAAATGTTGATGAGAGGGATATTCATGCTGGCGTGTTGCACGTTGGTGTTGTCGTGTTCGAAGGGTGTTTCTTACCGGATCGCGGGGACTTGGGAAAACGGGGAAGGGAAGAAGATTTATTTGAGTGAGATTGTTGGGAATAAAGAGTTTCGGGCGGTAGATTCTGCCGTGGTGGCTCCGGGTTTCACGTTCTTGTTGAAAGGAAACGTGGATCGGGTGCAAAAGATGGTATTAGTTTATAATACAGACAAGAGGAAGGAGATTATCGTGGATGGAGAGCCGATGAATGTCATGTTTGAGGAGACTACGAAAGAGTGGAAAGGAAAGCCCACGACTTCGGTGACGGTGACTTGCACGGGAAATAAGGAACAGGAGATCTTGGAAAAAGGGAGTACTTTGAAAACAACGATTTCCTTTATGCAGTTGGGGAAGATGATGGCAGCCAGTCAAGCTGACTATAGCGACCCGGTGGCCGTGGATTCGTTGAAACGAGTGTTTGCCCTTCTGGATAGTTCTTTGATGGCCGCCGTGAATAATTACATGGACTCGGCTCGTAATTCTTATGCCTCGACTTATTTCTTCGAGAGTCATTTGATGGATAACTACACGTTTGAAGAAGTTCAAGGTTTCTACAATAAGTTGACCGACCGGGTGAAACAATCTGTACCGGGTATCGAGTTGAAAAAGAAAATAGACGAGATGGGTATGGTGAGCGTTGGGGGTGTTGCTCCCAACTTTAAAGCGACAACTCCCAGTGGCCGGGAGTTGTCCTTGTATGATTTGCGGGGCCGTGTCGTGTTACTGGATTTCTGGGCCTCGTGGTGCGGGCCGTGTATGGCGGAGATGCCTAACGTGAAGGAGATTTACAAGAAATATCACGATCAGGGATTGGAGATTCTCGGTGTCTCGCTGGATTCGAAGAAAGAACCGTGGGTGAATGCCATCGAGAAAAACGAGTTGAACTGGCACCACGTTTCGACGTTGAACAAGTTCGATTGCCCGATAGCCCAGCGTTTCCGGGTAACCGGAATTCCACGGATGTATATTATCGATAAGGACGGAAAGATTATTGCGCAGGATTTACGGGGAGAGGCTTTGTCCAAAAAGATGGATGAGCTTTTTGCCCGGTAG
- a CDS encoding TlpA disulfide reductase family protein, with protein sequence MMMRGFLSLMMCCLLWGTAYSQITYDITGVWENGAGRTISVRTLEDGNVEGEFLDSVVVTADGTFALRGKVNKKKCAMLMNAKNGFRMIFLDGKPLRLTIKESEYSYKNPSGPYVLENETRDQAAAQAMIQFWSDDYIRNFSLGGLGLSLKRADTRQKRDSIAREIERVTKEQQDQMEAFLKSYSDSDVAPFFIEVNMLRMMSLEQISAFYDRFTDRVKQTEKGKEMGERIAQLKRLAPGSPAPEFELTTPDGKKLALKDLRGHIVLIDFWASWCGPCMDEMPNVKAIYEKYHDRGLEIVGVSMDNNKANWERAIERAGLVWHHVSSLKGMNRCPVAKLYQVVAIPKLYIIGKDGKIIAKDLRGEELREKIDELFEE encoded by the coding sequence ATGATGATGAGAGGATTTTTAAGTTTGATGATGTGTTGTCTCCTTTGGGGGACAGCCTATTCTCAAATCACGTATGATATTACGGGAGTTTGGGAAAACGGTGCCGGCAGGACGATTAGCGTGCGGACGTTGGAAGATGGTAATGTCGAGGGCGAGTTCTTGGATTCGGTGGTCGTGACTGCCGACGGGACGTTTGCTTTACGCGGGAAAGTCAACAAGAAGAAATGTGCGATGTTGATGAATGCGAAGAATGGATTCCGGATGATCTTTTTGGACGGAAAACCTTTGCGGCTGACGATTAAGGAGTCCGAGTATTCATACAAGAATCCGTCCGGGCCTTACGTGTTGGAGAATGAAACAAGGGATCAGGCCGCAGCGCAAGCGATGATTCAGTTTTGGAGTGATGATTATATCCGTAATTTTTCTTTGGGAGGGTTGGGACTTTCGTTGAAGAGAGCCGATACTCGGCAAAAACGGGATTCTATTGCCCGGGAAATAGAACGAGTTACGAAAGAGCAACAGGATCAGATGGAGGCCTTTTTGAAATCGTACAGTGATAGTGATGTAGCTCCGTTTTTTATCGAGGTGAATATGTTGAGGATGATGTCTTTGGAACAAATCTCCGCATTTTATGATCGTTTTACGGATCGGGTGAAACAGACGGAGAAAGGAAAAGAGATGGGAGAGCGTATTGCCCAATTGAAACGGTTGGCTCCCGGTAGCCCGGCTCCCGAGTTCGAATTGACTACCCCTGATGGGAAAAAGCTCGCGTTGAAGGATTTGCGGGGGCATATCGTGTTGATTGATTTTTGGGCTTCGTGGTGTGGACCTTGCATGGATGAGATGCCTAACGTGAAAGCTATCTACGAGAAATATCATGACCGGGGCTTGGAGATCGTGGGGGTATCAATGGATAATAATAAGGCCAACTGGGAGAGAGCGATTGAAAGAGCCGGTTTGGTATGGCATCATGTTTCTTCTTTGAAGGGGATGAATCGTTGTCCGGTGGCTAAATTGTACCAAGTGGTGGCCATCCCGAAGTTGTATATTATCGGTAAAGACGGGAAGATTATTGCCAAAGACCTGCGGGGAGAAGAGCTGAGGGAAAAGATAGACGAGTTGTTTGAAGAATAA